In a single window of the Littorina saxatilis isolate snail1 linkage group LG5, US_GU_Lsax_2.0, whole genome shotgun sequence genome:
- the LOC138967657 gene encoding uncharacterized protein, producing MFCFKIDLHGCQGPTFELAAWDEDDAEDDFVVFALLDQPERRAYEGQFALDHFTAIECEDLFRFSAEEIRRLCALLGMQRTMQAPNGMNNQGTKASGLEVLCICLRRLAYPCRFADVSQMFHRPKPELCVLFKVGIDFIYDQFSDKLTNLNQPWLTVPQLERYCAAIHAKGAPLEFCWGMVDGTIRSMCRPGHLQQEVYNGHKRVHSLKFQCVVTPNGLVANVFGPLVCRRHDAALLNGSGILEHMQQHMVTPTGDEMYLYGDRAYPLTPNLMRPYRGQITEEQQAFNTEMSRVRNSVEWEFSKIVGLWAFLDFKKNLKLFLSPVGKLYLVGVLLSNCHTCLHGSEPSQFFGLNPPTLEEYLY from the exons atgttttgttttaagatcGATCTTCATGGATGCCAGGGACCAACTTTTGAGCTTGCGGCGTGGGACGAGGATGACGCAGAAGATGATTTTGTTGTCTTCGCACTGCTTGATCAG CCAGAAAGAAGGGCCTATGAGGGTCAGTTCGCCCTCGATCACTTCACAGCCATCGAATGTGAGGACTTATTTCGCTTCAGCGCGGAAGAGATTCGGAGACTGTGCGCCCTTCTGGGAATGCAGAGGACTATGCAGGCGCCTAATGGAATGAACAATCAAGGAACCAAGGCCAGTG GATTGGAGGTGCTCTGCATCTGTCTGCGGAGGTTGGCTTACCCATGCCGGTTTGCTGACGTTTCGCAGATGTTTCATCGTCCCAAGCCGgagttgtgtgtgctgttcaaggTAGGTATCGACTTCATCTATGATCAgttttctgacaaactaacaaaccTCAATCAGCCATGGCTGACAGTGCCCCAACTGGAACGGTACTGTGCAGCTATACATGCCAAGGGGGCTCCTCTGGAGTTTTGTTGGGGGATGGTTGACGGCACAATACGATCAATGTGTCGCCCAGGCCATTTGCAACAAGAAGTGTACAATGGCCATAAGAGGGTGCACTCTCTAAAGTTTCAGTGTGTCGTGACACCAAATGGCCTTGTGGCAAATGTTTTTGGGCCCTTGGTTTGTCGACGACATGACGCAGCTTTGCTGAATGGTAGTGGCATTCTTGAACACATGCAGCAGCACATGGTCACTCCAACAGGAGATGAAATGTACCTGTATGGGGACCGAGCCTACCCCTTGACCCCTAACTTGATGAGGCCGTACCGTGGACAGATCACAGAAGAGCAACAGGCCTTCAACACAGAAATGAGCAGGGTGAGAAACTCTGTTGAATGGGAATTTTCAAAAATTGTTGGGCTGTGGGCATTTTTGGATTTCAAAAAAAATTTGAAGCTGTTCTTGTCCCCTGTAGGGAAACTCTACCTGGTTGGAGTTTTGTTGTCCAACTGTCATACTTGCCTACATGGCAGTGAGCCATCACAGTTCTTTGGACTGAATCCACCAACACTGGAGGAGTATCTCTACTAA